A region of the Leucobacter komagatae genome:
GCTTGTCGGGCGCAACCCCGAGCGCACCGCACCAGCGGTGGCGAAGCTCGCCGAGCTCGGGATCTCGGCGAGCGTCGGCACCCCCGCGGACGTCGCCGAAGCCGACATCGTGCTCTGCGCGACGTCGGCAAAAGACCCGGTGTTTGACGGTTCGCTCGTGCGCGACGGCGCCTGCGTTGCCGCGATGGGCTCGCACGAGCCCGACAGGCGCGAGATCCCGGGCGACCTCATGGGCCGCGCGCTCGTCGTCGTCGAAGACCAGGCGACCGCGCTGCGCGAGGCCGGCGACGTCATCATGGCGGCGGCCGAGGGGAACCTTGACGTCAACTCGATGCAGCCCCTCGCAGGCCTCGTGCGGGGCGAGATTGTGCGCGACCCCAGCCGCCCGAACGTCTTCAAGGGCACGGGTATGTCGTGGCAAGACCTTGCTGTCGCGTCGGGGCTGACGCCGCCCGCGTAGCTTCACCGACCGGAATCCTTGCGGGGCCCGCCGCTACTCGGTTGCCCCCACGCGAACGAGCATCTTGCCGGTGTTCGCGCCGCGCATCATCGCGAGGAACGCGTCGATGGTGTTGTCGATGCCGTCGACGATGGTTTCGTCGTAGGCGATCTTGCCCTCGCCAAACCACGCGGACATGCGTTCGGTGAACTCGGGCAGCTTGTCCCAGTGCGCACCGACGGTGAAGCCCTGCATCGTGAGTGCGCGAGTGATCATGTTCGCCATGTTCGAGGGGCCGACGGGGCGCTCGGTGGCGTTGTACGCGGCGATCGCACCGCAAAGCGCGAGCCTACCGCCGTCGTTCATCGCGGCGAGGGCGCCCTCGAGGTGGTCTCCGCCGACGTTGTCGAAGAACACGTCGACCCCGTCGGGCGCTGCCTCTGCGAGCAGCTTTCGCACCGGGCCGTCTTTGTAGTTGAACGCCGCGTCGTAGCCGTACTTCTCGGTCAGCAGCGCCACCTTCTCTGGCGAGCCTGCCGACCCGACCACCCTGCCAGCGCCCAAGAGCTTCGCGATCTGGCCTGCGGCGGTGCCGACGGCGCCCGCGGCGCCCGAGATGAAGACGGTGTCGCCCTCGCGCAGGCCCGCGATGGTCGTGAGGCCGACGTAGGCGGTGAGCCCGGTCATGCCGAGCATGTGCAGGTGGACGGAGAGCGGTACTCCGGCGAGTTCGGGCAGTGCCCGGAACTTCGCGCCGTCGGCCTGCGCCACGTCGGTCCAGCCGTGCTGGTGCAAGACGGCGGTGCCGACGGGCAGTGAATCGTTCGCTGACTCGACGACCCTGCCGACGGCCCCGCCAGAGATCACGGCGCCGAGCTCGTAGGGCGCAACGTAGCTGCGGGCATCGCTCATGCGCCCGCGCATGTACGGGTCGACCGAGACGAACTCGTTGCGCACCCGCACCTCGCCAGGCGCGAGATCGCCGTACTCGACGGTAGCGGTCTCGAAGTCTTCGTGCACGGGCCAGCCTGTGGGGCGGCGGGCGAGGCGAATTTGGGTGCTCGTTGACTGACTCATGTGTGCTCCTTTGTGAGGTGGGGTACGTGAAAGCGGGAGGTGGATGCGGGGGCCGCCCGGCTACCCGAGGAGACCGATCGCCAGCGCGATGATGCCGAGCGCCGGCACGAGGCCCTGCTTCGCTGCGGCGCCAAGCTTGTCTGGTGACGAGAGGCCAAGCACGAGGCTTGCCGCGACCATAGAGCCCGCGCCTGTGAAGACCAGGGTTGCCCCCACGGGCACGTTGCCCAGCGCTACGACGACGATGCCGAGGAACACGGCGACCGCGAGAAACAGGTTGTAGAACCCCTGATTGAAGGCGAGCGTGCGCTGCGCCTCGGCCTGCTCGACGGTGCCCGTGCCAAACGTGCGGCGCGCCCGCGCGCTCGTCCAGGCGATGGATTCGAGGTAGAAGATGAACACGTGGATGAGTGCCGCAATACCGGTCAGCACAAGGCCTGTGATCATCATGGGTGGCTCGATTCTCTCGGTGAGCGCCGGCCGCGGGCCGCGTTCGCAAAATTCTGTAACGGTCAGTACAATATAACGAGAGGGGCGTTCGCGCAATCATTTTGAGGAGACAGTATGGGTCGCACGCAGCAGTTCGACACCGCGGAGGTCGTGCGCGCGGCTCGAGGCGTGTTCTGGGCGAACGGGTACGAAGCGAGCTCGATCCCTGACCTCGAATCGGCCACGGGGCTGAAGCGCTCGAGCATCTACCACGCGTTCGGGTCGAAGCAGGGGCTGTTTGAGACCGTCATCGAGAGCTACCTGACCGAGGTCATCCGCCCCCGGCTCGCGCCGCTCACCGCCCCAACGGTCGCCGCGGGCGCGCTCGAGGGGTACCTCGCCGGGCTGCGCGCGGCGCTCCTCGATGCGGGCACGACGGCCGCGACGAGCGGTTGCCTGCTCGTGAACGCTGCGGGCGCGCCGATCTCGCAGGACGCCACCGTCTCACGGGTCATCGCCGACTATCGGGCTGAGCTGCGGGGAGCCTTCGCGAACGGCGTCGCCGCCAGGTTTCCGGCAGCGGCCGACACCGAGGTGGCCGTGCTTGCCGATGTCTGCACGGGCCTCGTGATCGCTGCCGTCGCGCTCGTGCGCGTCACCCCGGATGCGGCGGTCGCGAGCATCGACGCCGCGCTCGCGCTCATCGGCGAGCGCGCCGCACAGGGCTGAGGGCTGCAGGGCTGAGGTCACAGGGCCGCGACGCAGCGCGCCAGCACGCCGACACTCCGGCGCTTGACCCGACCGCTGGGTTCGTCGCTATGCTGAGGGTTCCAGTACACATCCGCTGGGGGGGCCCGAACGGGCTGAGATTTGCCGAATGAGGCGAACCACCCCAGGAACCTGATCTCGTTAGCACGAGCGGAGGGAAGCGGTCACTATGTTGATCCATGTTCATGTCTCACCCACTCCCATGGGAGACGAAAACGGTCGGTACAGCTGCGTCGAAGGCGCGATTCGCGTCATCGAGCAGAGCGGCCTCGAATACGAGGTCGGCGCGCTCGGCACGACCATTCAGGGACCGGCTGACGAGCTGTGGCCGCTCATGCGCGAGCTGCACGACGCGACGCTTACGGCCGGGGCCGATCGCGTGATGACGCACTTCCGCATCCTCGAAGCGAAGGACGACGTCATCGAAGCCTCGATGACCGACCTCGCCGCCCGCATCACGCACTAGCCCGCCGGCCGCCGTGAGAATCCTCACGCGGCAGATCCTCCCCGTGTTCCTCGCCGTCGCAGGCCTGGTGCTCGCGTGGGGTCTGCTCGTGCGCTTCACAGGCGTGCCCGCGTACCTCATCCCGTCGCCCTCAAGCGTGTGGGCGGCGGGCTGGGGCGATCGGGCGCTGCTCGGCTCGCACCTCGCCGCGACGCTCAAGATCGCGCTCTCGGGTTTCGCGCTCGGGGCGCTCGGTGGCGTCGCGATCGGGATCGCGCTTGGCCTGTCCGCCACCCTGCGACGGGCGGCAGAACCGCTGCTCATCGCGAGCCAGGCGATCCCGCCCGTCGTGCTCGCGCCGATCCTCATCTCTGCGATGGGGTTCGGGGCGTTCCCGAAGATCCTTGTCGTGGCGCTCGGCGCGTTCTTCCCGATCGCGATTAGCGCGAGCGCGGCGATGCGCGACGCCGACAGGTACCTCGTCGACCTGCTGGTTTCGATGGGTGCGTCACCGTTCACGGTGCTGCGCCGGGTGAGGCTGCCGGGGGCGATCCCCGCGATCGTCGCGGGTGCGAAGGTCGCCGCGAGCTACGTCGTGTTTAGCGCAATCATCGCCGAGTGGATGGGCTCCTCCATCGGGCTCGGCGTCTACCTCCAACGTTCACAGGCGAGTTACCGGATGGATCAGCTCTTCGCCGCGGTCGGCGTCATCGCCGTGCTCGGCGTGCTGCTCTTCTGGCTCGCATCCCTGATCGGCGACACCGTGCTGGCGCGGTTCCGATCCACACCCAACAGAAAGGGCGTCTAACCATGGCCGCTCACACAAAGACCACGAAGACCACAAAGCTCTCGAAGGCCGCAACCGCCACGACCGCGACCGCCGCGCGCCGCACCGGGGTCGCCGCGGCACTCGCAGGCTCGCTGCTGCTCGCGGGCTGCGCCGCGTCGGGCCCCGGGGCAAACGGGGGCGGTGGCACCGACGGCGGCTCGGCCGCCGGGGGAACCGCGCTCACCCCCGTCACGCTTATGCTCAACTGGACGCCGAATGCGCACCACGCGGGCATCTACTACGCGAAGGATCACGGGCTGTACGAGGAGGCCGGTCTCGACGTTGAGATCCTTGAACCGGGCGACGGGATCGGGGCCGATGCCTCGGTCGCCGAGGGCCGCGCAGAGTTCGGCATCTCGCAGGCCGAGTCGCTGCTGCCCGCGCGCGCGGCCGGGATGGACCTCGAGGCGGTCGCGACGCTCCTGCCCGTGAACGACTCGGTGCTCATGGGCGTGAAGCGCTCGGGCTTCAGCGAGAAACTGAGCTCGCTCGCCGGCCTCACCTACGGCGGTTACGGCGGGGCGCTCGAGACCGAGATTATGTCGGCGCTCACGACCTGCGGCGGCGGGGACCCAAAGGAGGTCGAATTCATCGAGATCGGTAACGTCGATTACCTCGCGGGCCTCGAACAGGGCAAGTTTGACGTGACCTGGGTCTTCGGCGGCTGGGACGCGCAGCGCGCGAAGGCCGCAGCCGACGACGTGGTGATTCTGCCGATGGCCGACCACCAAGACTGCATCCCGAACTGGTACACGCCCGTGATCGTTGGCAACGCCACGAACATGGCGAAGGATCCGGCGACCGCGGAAGCCTTCCTCAACGCAACGAGCCGAGGCTACGACGAGGTCGTGCGTGACCCCGCCGCGGGCGCCAAGGCGCTCCTTGAAGCCGCGCCCGAGCTCGACGAGGGGCTCGTGGAACGCGCGGTCGCCTACTACGCGCCCCGCTTCACCGCCCAGGGGAAGTTTGGCGAGATGGACGAGACGGTGTGGCAGACCTTCACCGACTTCCTCGTGCAGGCGAAAATGCTCGACGACGCCTCGCCCGTCGAGGGAGCATGGACCAACGAGTACCTGCCGGGCGACTAGCGTGAGCACCCTCAGGGTCGAGTCGATCTCGCACGCGTTCCCGCAGCCCGGCGCGGGCTGGTTCTCGCGCCGGGGGCGCGGCGTGCCCGTGCTCGAGGACGTCTCGTTTGAGGCCGAGGCCGGCACACTGACGGCCATCCTCGGGCCGAGCGGCTGCGGGAAATCGACGCTGCTTAGGCTACTCGCGGGCCTCGAGGCCCCGACCTCCGGGCGAGCGCTCCTCGGCGGGGCGCAGCTGTCGGGCAAGCCCGGCGGGGTCGCGTATCACCCGCAGCGCGACGCCCTGCTCCCGTGGCTGCGGGTGCTCGACAACGCGACGCTCGGGGCGGAGACCTGCGGCCGCGACCGCGCTACGGCGAGGGCGGAGGCGCTCGCGCTGCTTGAACGCTTCGGGCTCGCGGGGAACGCCGAGGCGTGGCCCGACGAGCTGTCGGGCGGCATGCGCCAGCGGGTCGCGCTCATGCGCACCTTCCTGATGCCGCAAAAGGTGCTCGCGCTCGACGAGCCGCTCGGCGCGCTCGACGCCCTCACCCGGAGACAGCTGCAGCACTGGCTCACGGGCATCGTGGCGAGCGACGGTCGGCCGATCCTGCTCGTCACGCACGACATTGACGAGGCGCTGCTGCTCGCCGATCGGATCCTCGTCTTGAGCGCGCGGCCCGGGCGCATCGTGCACGTCGAAGAGCGACCCGACGCGGCGACCAGGCTGCGCGAGCACGATGACGGGGGCGACCGCGGGGCCGCGCGCAGGCTGCTCGGCTGGCTCGGCGGCAGTGCGTAAGCTGGCATGATGACTGCAACTCTCGTCGCCCAGGCGATCGCGGGCGGATACGCGCACCGCACCCTCTTCGAAGACCTCGACCTCACTGTCGCCCCGGGCGATGTCGTCGGGGTCGTCGGGGTGAACGGCGCCGGGAAGTCGACGCTGCTGCGCATCCTCGGGGGCGAGCTCGTGCCCCAGTCGGGCACCGTGCAGCTCGCGCCGCAGGACGCGTTCGTCGGCTGGCTGCCGCAGGAGCACGAGCGCGTCGCGGGCGAGACCGTCGCCGCCTACGTCGCCAGGCGCACCGGCTGCGCGCAGGCGACGGTCGAGATGGACCGGGCGGCGGAGGCCCTCGGAGACCCCGCCGCGCAGGGAGCGGGGGATCCGGATCCCGCAGACGTGTACTCCGCGGCGCTCGACCGGTGGCTCGCGAGCGGCGCGGCCGACCTCGAAGAACGCCTCCCGGCCGTGCTCGCCGAGCTGGGTCTGGGGCTCGCCCCCGAGGCGCTCATGACCTCGCTGTCGGGCGGCCAGGCAGCGCGCGTCGGCCTCGCCGCGCTGCTCCTGTCGCGGTTCGACATCGTGCTGCTCGACGAGCCGACGAACGACCTCGACCTCGATGGCCTTGAGCGGCTCGAGGGCTTCGTACAGGGGTTGCGCGGCGGCGCGGTGCTCGTGAGCCACGACCGCGAGTTTCTCGCGCGCTGCGTGACGAAGGTGCTCGAGCTCGACCTCGCCCAGAACAGCAACCGGGTGTTCGGCGGCGGCTACGACGCGTACCTCGAGGAGCGCGAGATCGTCCGCCAGCACAAGCGCGACGACTACGAGGAGTTCGCCGCGAAGAAAGCAGACCTCGTATCGCGGGCCCGCACGCAGCGCGAGTGGTCAAGCCAGGGCGTGAGAAATGCGATGAAGAAGGCGCCCGATAACGACAAGATTCGCCGCGCGGCGTCGATGGAATCGAGCGAGAAGCAGGCGCAGAAGGTGCGGCAGATGGAGAGCCGCATTAGGCGCCTCGAAGAGGTCGAGGAGCCGCGCAAGGAGTGGCAGCTCGAGTTCACCATCGGGCAGGCGCCCCGGTCGAGCTCCGTCGTCGCGACGCTGAACGGCGCGGTCGCCAGGCAGGGCGACTTCACGCTCGGGCCGGTGTCGCTGCAGCTCAACGCGGGGGAGCGGGTCGGCATCACGGGGCCGAACGGCGCCGGGAAGTCGACGCTGCTCCGGCTGCTCCTCGGCAGGCAGGAGCCCGACTCGGGGAGCGCCGCGCTCGGCACGTCGGTCGCGATCGGTGAAATCGACCAGGCCCGATCGCTGTTTGCGGGCAGTGAGCCGCTCGCCGACGCGTTTGAGGCGCTCGTGCCCGAGATGACGTCGGCGGATGTGCGCACACTGCTCGCGAAGTTCGGGTTGAAGGCCGACCACGTGCTCCGCCCGGCGGGTGACCTGTCGCCAGGTGAGCGCACCCGCGCCGGGCTGGCGCTGCTGCAGGCGCGCGGGGTGAACGTGCTCGTGCTCGACGAGCCGACGAACCACCTCGACCTGCCCGCGATTGAGCAGCTCGAGCAAGCGCTCGAAAGCTACGAGGGCGCGCTGCTGCTCGTCACGCACGATCGGCGCATGCTGAACACGGTGCGGCTCGACCGCCGCTGGCACGTCGAGGCGGGCGGCGTCGTAGAGCTGTAGGGGGCGCGAGGGTGCTGAGCCGCGGGGCCGCTGGGCTGTGGCGTCAACCTGGGTGCCAGATCAGACGTGTCAAGGAAAGGCTGTTAGGATTTCGCAGAGAACGCGGGCCTGAGCGGCCCGCCGCCGAAGCTCAAGCAGGAGAGTCAATGGCTATCGCGAACACCGAGACCGCACCCGCAGGCGTCGAAACAGCGACTCCCGAGGCGGTGGCGCCGGAGGTCAAACGCTCGGCTGCTGACCGGTTCATGCGCCGCCTCCTGCGCGTCGAGGGCGCGAAGAAGACGCCGTTCATCAACCGTGATGCGCACCGTAACTTCCGCGTCGCGCTCATCATCTCGGGCGTGCGCTGCCTCATCACCTACCTGCTGATCCCGATCCTCGTGCCCATCCTCGGCGTCGCCGGCGTGCTCGCCGCGCCCATCGGCATCGCGCTGTGCGTCGTCGCAGCGGTGAACGGCGTCGTGAGCGTGCGCCGTTTCTGGATCAGCGATCACCGCGGCAAGTGGATGTACACCTGGTTCATCGTGATCGTGTTCGTCATCCTCACGGTCGCGATGGTCTCCGATATCGCACGGATTGTGAGCCCCGCATGACCCCGAACGACAGCACCCAGCCCGACACCGCAGAGCGCGGTAGCGTTCAGCCCGAGGCCGAACTCGTCGACGACAACCCCGAGCAGGTCCCCGCGAAAGCCTGGGTGACGATGGCGATCTTCGCGGTGTTCGTGATCGCCTTCGGCACCTGCGCGTCGACCTTCATGTTCAACTAGACAGAGCTCGCCGCGGCGCTGTTTGCCGCACCCTCGGCTGCGTCCACCCGGCGGTACGCCGCCCGGAGGCCGAAGCCGAACGCGAGCGCGACGAAGAACATGAGCACGCCGTAGACGGCGGCCGGGAGCGACAGCTCCGTGTTGCCGAGCACCGTCTGCGCGATCACAATGGCGAGCGTTGCGTTGTGGATGCCGATCTCAAACGAACTCGCGATGGCCTGGGTACGCCCGACCCTGAGGAGCCTCGGGACGAAGAAGCCGACGCTCAGGCTCAGCAGGCAGAACAGCACCGTGATGAGCGCGAGCTGGCCGAGGTTCTCGAGCAGCATGTCGAGGTTCGACACGATCGCGCCCGCGATGACGACGATCAGGATGACGACCGAGGCGACCCTGACGGGCTTGTCCATCCTGTCGGCGAAGGTCGGCCACTGCCACCGTACAAACATGCCGAGCGCGACCGGAAGCAGCACGATCGCGAAGACCTCGATCGTCTTCGACAGCTGCAGACCAAGCGTTTCCTCCCCGGGCATGAAGTGGGCGATCGCGAGGTTCGTGATGAGCGGCAGCGTGAAGACCGCGATGACCGAGTTCAGGGCCGTGAGCGAGATGTTGAGCGCAACATCGCCGCGGAACAGGTGGCTGTAGAGGTTCGCAGTAGTACCGCCGGGTGAGGCCGCGAGCATCATCATGCCGACCGCGAGTACCGGCGAGAGGTTGAACGCGAGCACGAGGCCGAAGCAGAGTGCGGGGAGGATGAGCAGCTGGCACACGAGCGCTATGAACACCGCCCGCGGGTGCTTCGCAATCCTGGTGAAGTCTCCGACCCGGAGGCTCAGGCCGAGGCCGAGCATGATGATGCCGAGGGCGACGGGTAATCCGATGGTGGTCAACGCTGATCCCATAGCCACAGTATGAACGATGCGACGGCAAAAGTCTCGCATTGGGGGAGGACAGCGTTCCCGTTGGCGGAGCTGCCCTCCCTGGTGCGGCGTCAAGGTCGATTAGCGGCGTAGGCCGACCGATC
Encoded here:
- a CDS encoding NADP-dependent oxidoreductase, whose product is MSQSTSTQIRLARRPTGWPVHEDFETATVEYGDLAPGEVRVRNEFVSVDPYMRGRMSDARSYVAPYELGAVISGGAVGRVVESANDSLPVGTAVLHQHGWTDVAQADGAKFRALPELAGVPLSVHLHMLGMTGLTAYVGLTTIAGLREGDTVFISGAAGAVGTAAGQIAKLLGAGRVVGSAGSPEKVALLTEKYGYDAAFNYKDGPVRKLLAEAAPDGVDVFFDNVGGDHLEGALAAMNDGGRLALCGAIAAYNATERPVGPSNMANMITRALTMQGFTVGAHWDKLPEFTERMSAWFGEGKIAYDETIVDGIDNTIDAFLAMMRGANTGKMLVRVGATE
- a CDS encoding DUF1304 domain-containing protein, coding for MMITGLVLTGIAALIHVFIFYLESIAWTSARARRTFGTGTVEQAEAQRTLAFNQGFYNLFLAVAVFLGIVVVALGNVPVGATLVFTGAGSMVAASLVLGLSSPDKLGAAAKQGLVPALGIIALAIGLLG
- a CDS encoding TetR/AcrR family transcriptional regulator, yielding MGRTQQFDTAEVVRAARGVFWANGYEASSIPDLESATGLKRSSIYHAFGSKQGLFETVIESYLTEVIRPRLAPLTAPTVAAGALEGYLAGLRAALLDAGTTAATSGCLLVNAAGAPISQDATVSRVIADYRAELRGAFANGVAARFPAAADTEVAVLADVCTGLVIAAVALVRVTPDAAVASIDAALALIGERAAQG
- a CDS encoding thiamine-binding protein, which gives rise to MLIHVHVSPTPMGDENGRYSCVEGAIRVIEQSGLEYEVGALGTTIQGPADELWPLMRELHDATLTAGADRVMTHFRILEAKDDVIEASMTDLAARITH
- a CDS encoding ABC transporter permease, with the protein product MRILTRQILPVFLAVAGLVLAWGLLVRFTGVPAYLIPSPSSVWAAGWGDRALLGSHLAATLKIALSGFALGALGGVAIGIALGLSATLRRAAEPLLIASQAIPPVVLAPILISAMGFGAFPKILVVALGAFFPIAISASAAMRDADRYLVDLLVSMGASPFTVLRRVRLPGAIPAIVAGAKVAASYVVFSAIIAEWMGSSIGLGVYLQRSQASYRMDQLFAAVGVIAVLGVLLFWLASLIGDTVLARFRSTPNRKGV
- a CDS encoding ABC transporter substrate-binding protein, with the translated sequence MAAHTKTTKTTKLSKAATATTATAARRTGVAAALAGSLLLAGCAASGPGANGGGGTDGGSAAGGTALTPVTLMLNWTPNAHHAGIYYAKDHGLYEEAGLDVEILEPGDGIGADASVAEGRAEFGISQAESLLPARAAGMDLEAVATLLPVNDSVLMGVKRSGFSEKLSSLAGLTYGGYGGALETEIMSALTTCGGGDPKEVEFIEIGNVDYLAGLEQGKFDVTWVFGGWDAQRAKAAADDVVILPMADHQDCIPNWYTPVIVGNATNMAKDPATAEAFLNATSRGYDEVVRDPAAGAKALLEAAPELDEGLVERAVAYYAPRFTAQGKFGEMDETVWQTFTDFLVQAKMLDDASPVEGAWTNEYLPGD
- a CDS encoding ABC transporter ATP-binding protein, with protein sequence MSTLRVESISHAFPQPGAGWFSRRGRGVPVLEDVSFEAEAGTLTAILGPSGCGKSTLLRLLAGLEAPTSGRALLGGAQLSGKPGGVAYHPQRDALLPWLRVLDNATLGAETCGRDRATARAEALALLERFGLAGNAEAWPDELSGGMRQRVALMRTFLMPQKVLALDEPLGALDALTRRQLQHWLTGIVASDGRPILLVTHDIDEALLLADRILVLSARPGRIVHVEERPDAATRLREHDDGGDRGAARRLLGWLGGSA
- a CDS encoding ABC-F family ATP-binding cassette domain-containing protein, with product MTATLVAQAIAGGYAHRTLFEDLDLTVAPGDVVGVVGVNGAGKSTLLRILGGELVPQSGTVQLAPQDAFVGWLPQEHERVAGETVAAYVARRTGCAQATVEMDRAAEALGDPAAQGAGDPDPADVYSAALDRWLASGAADLEERLPAVLAELGLGLAPEALMTSLSGGQAARVGLAALLLSRFDIVLLDEPTNDLDLDGLERLEGFVQGLRGGAVLVSHDREFLARCVTKVLELDLAQNSNRVFGGGYDAYLEEREIVRQHKRDDYEEFAAKKADLVSRARTQREWSSQGVRNAMKKAPDNDKIRRAASMESSEKQAQKVRQMESRIRRLEEVEEPRKEWQLEFTIGQAPRSSSVVATLNGAVARQGDFTLGPVSLQLNAGERVGITGPNGAGKSTLLRLLLGRQEPDSGSAALGTSVAIGEIDQARSLFAGSEPLADAFEALVPEMTSADVRTLLAKFGLKADHVLRPAGDLSPGERTRAGLALLQARGVNVLVLDEPTNHLDLPAIEQLEQALESYEGALLLVTHDRRMLNTVRLDRRWHVEAGGVVEL
- a CDS encoding bile acid:sodium symporter family protein; translation: MGSALTTIGLPVALGIIMLGLGLSLRVGDFTRIAKHPRAVFIALVCQLLILPALCFGLVLAFNLSPVLAVGMMMLAASPGGTTANLYSHLFRGDVALNISLTALNSVIAVFTLPLITNLAIAHFMPGEETLGLQLSKTIEVFAIVLLPVALGMFVRWQWPTFADRMDKPVRVASVVILIVVIAGAIVSNLDMLLENLGQLALITVLFCLLSLSVGFFVPRLLRVGRTQAIASSFEIGIHNATLAIVIAQTVLGNTELSLPAAVYGVLMFFVALAFGFGLRAAYRRVDAAEGAANSAAASSV